The genomic stretch AGACAAAACGGTCTTTTTCTCTTTTACGAGCTGAGAAATCGTTTCTTTTTCTTTTTGCCGAAAAAATGCTTCTCCATGAACACGAAAAATTTCCGTTGTTTGCATGCCCAGACTTGCTTCGATATGCTGGTCCGTATCAATGAATTGAAAATCTAGTTTACGTGCAAGTGCTTGTCCAATCGTTGTTTTCCCTACGCCCATAAACCCAACTAAAACGATGGTTTGCTCCATGTTGTAACCTCTTTCTATCTATGAAATATTAATGGAATTATAATATAGGTTGAAGTATTTGTAAAAGTGAGACAAATTAGTCCGCTTGCTTTAACTCCATTGATAAATAAACCCGCGTCGTTTTACGATTCGCATATTTAGGGTTATTGCTTCGATTATATTCAGGGGACTGGTGTTTGATAGTGTAATGTTTTTCGAAGCTTTTAATCATTTCTTCAATTTCTTTGGCGTCCCCTGCGAGCCGTACCTCAATCATGTATAAGCGCTCCTTTTTCTGTGTAATTGCTACGCTATCATATCACGAAGAGTCGATTTTCGTAATTATTTCGAGTAAAGAATATCTAGAAATTCAACTATATTAGCGTTACAATAGAGAAGTTGAAAATAATGGATAAGAGCAGTACGTTAGGTGGGAGAGTTATTGAATAAATATAAAATTTACGGTGTTTTGGTATTCGTCATGTTGTTGTGGGGAGTGAACGTTGTTGCGCTCAAGCTACTTGTAGGCGCATTTGCTCCTGTTACGATGACGGCTTTTCGAATTCTTTTTGCGGGGATTGCCGTTTTGGTTTTTCTTAAAGTTACAAAATCACTGCGTAAAATTACGTTAAAAGAGCTTGGGTTTATTACGATGGTTGGTTTTTTTAACGTTGTTTGCCATCACTTCTTTTTGTCAACGGGATTAAAAGAAACCAGTGCGTCAAACGGAGCGTTAATTTTGGGGCTAAGTCCAATTTTAACGACGATTTGTGCAGTTTTCTTTTTAGGCACGAGGCTAACATTCTTCCGGTTTGTTGGCGTAGTGAGTGGGTTTTCTGGAGTTGCTTTTATCGTATTAGCTGGAAGCGGAGCGGTCACGGGTGGAACAAAAGGTGATTTGTTTGTCTTTTTATCTATCTTAACGCAGGCCATTAGTTATGTGTTTATTCGACGTGCTTCAACAACATTGGATGCGCGTTTAATGACAGGATGGATGCTAATAACAGGGTCAGCGTTTTTACTTGGAATTAGCTTCATTATAGAACCACACGGATTGCAAACGATGGCACAAACAAGAATAGACTTATGGCTATTGTTCTTAGGTTCCGCACTGCTAGCAACAGCATTTGGACATATGGTTTACAATCAAGCCGTCCAACACATTGGACCAGCAGAGTCATCCATTTTTGTAAATTTAAATCCATTTTTTGCGCTTGTTAGTTCAGCTGTTTTTTTACAAGAAGAAATTCAAGCAGCTCAGCTGTTTGGCTTTCTATTTATTGTAGCAGGTGTATTCTTAGGTAGTGGCTTAATTGATAAATGGTTCAATCAAAAGAAAAATACAATACATTCACATGTGTAAGAGAGGCATTCTTTTAAAGAATGCTTTTTTTATTGTTGACTAACTTGTATATACAGGTTAATATAGAACACATAATACATGTATATACAAGTTTTAGTTACGCTATGTTTTTATACGTTAGCCCAACTAAAAATAAGGGTACCTCTTTTATAAGAAATGAAAGCGATAACAAGGAGGAAGAGGATTATGGCTGTGAATCGTACATCTGTCGAGCAAATCATTGAAGCCGTTGGGGGAAAAGAAAACATTTCAGCAGCAACTCACTGCGTAACGCGTTTGCGCCTAGTGCTGCATGATGAAAAGAAAGTAAATGAAGAAGCGCTAAATAATCATGATTTAGTCAAAGGCTTCTTTTCAACAAATGGACAGTTTCAGGTGGTCATTGGCCAGGGAACAGTTGATAAAGTTTATAAAGAAATGGTAACGATTACAGGTATCGGAGAATTATCAAAAGACGAAGTGAAAAATGAAGCTGCGAAAAATTTAAACCCGTTGCAGCGAGCTATTAAAACATTAGCTGACATCTTTATTCCAATCTTGCCTGCCATCGTAACGGCTGGTTTGTTGATGGGGATTAACAATATCTTAACGGGGCCAGGGATCTTTTATGATGATAAGTCGCTAGTAGATGTTCATACACAATGGAAAGATTTAGCGAGTATGATCAACTTGATTTCAAATACCGCATTTGTCTTTTTACCGGGTCTTATTGGTTGGTCAGCTGTGAATCGTTTTGGAGGAAGTCCACTGCTCGGTATTGTGCTAGGATTGATGCTTGTTCACCCAGACTTATTAAATGCATGGGGATATGGTGAAGCACTTCAAAAAGGTAACATTGATACATGGAACTTATTTGGTTTAGAAGTTGAAAAGGTAGGTTATCAAGGTCAGGTCTTACCTGTACTAGTTGCATCATTAGTGCTTGCTAAAATTGAAATCTTTTTAAGAAAGCGTATTCCAGATGGTTTTCAGCTTTTAGTTGTAGCACCTGTTGCGTTATTACTAACGGGATTCCTGGCATTCATTGCAATTGGGCCTGTAACGTTTGCAATTGGAAACGCTATTACAGCAGGAGTTGTATGGTTGTTTGAAACAGCTCCGTTTATCGGTGGTATCATTTATGGTGGACTGTATGCACCTCTTGTTATTACCGGGATGCATCATACGTTCTTAGCTGTGGATCTTCAGCTCATTGGTAGCATCGGTGGTACGTTCTTATGGCCAATGGTGGCATTATCAAATATTGCGCAGGGGTCAGCTGCATTTGCCATGATGACATTGGCTAAAAATGATGAAAAACTTC from Bacillus sp. 1780r2a1 encodes the following:
- a CDS encoding YvzF family protein — its product is MIEVRLAGDAKEIEEMIKSFEKHYTIKHQSPEYNRSNNPKYANRKTTRVYLSMELKQAD
- a CDS encoding DMT family transporter; translated protein: MNKYKIYGVLVFVMLLWGVNVVALKLLVGAFAPVTMTAFRILFAGIAVLVFLKVTKSLRKITLKELGFITMVGFFNVVCHHFFLSTGLKETSASNGALILGLSPILTTICAVFFLGTRLTFFRFVGVVSGFSGVAFIVLAGSGAVTGGTKGDLFVFLSILTQAISYVFIRRASTTLDARLMTGWMLITGSAFLLGISFIIEPHGLQTMAQTRIDLWLLFLGSALLATAFGHMVYNQAVQHIGPAESSIFVNLNPFFALVSSAVFLQEEIQAAQLFGFLFIVAGVFLGSGLIDKWFNQKKNTIHSHV
- the treP gene encoding PTS system trehalose-specific EIIBC component; the protein is MAVNRTSVEQIIEAVGGKENISAATHCVTRLRLVLHDEKKVNEEALNNHDLVKGFFSTNGQFQVVIGQGTVDKVYKEMVTITGIGELSKDEVKNEAAKNLNPLQRAIKTLADIFIPILPAIVTAGLLMGINNILTGPGIFYDDKSLVDVHTQWKDLASMINLISNTAFVFLPGLIGWSAVNRFGGSPLLGIVLGLMLVHPDLLNAWGYGEALQKGNIDTWNLFGLEVEKVGYQGQVLPVLVASLVLAKIEIFLRKRIPDGFQLLVVAPVALLLTGFLAFIAIGPVTFAIGNAITAGVVWLFETAPFIGGIIYGGLYAPLVITGMHHTFLAVDLQLIGSIGGTFLWPMVALSNIAQGSAAFAMMTLAKNDEKLRGLSLTSGVSAWLGITEPAMFGVNLRYRFAFISAIIGSAIAGVIVTMNGVKAASIGVGGIPAPLSILPSDWGAFLIGMAIVIVVPFVLTLLFGKLQKKKV